From the genome of Candidatus Methylomirabilota bacterium, one region includes:
- a CDS encoding response regulator, translated as MNAERSRRSEPRLDGLRILVVEDHVDSRDALRQMLAAQGAEVLVASDGQEALAGLEATIPDLILSDLRMPRIDGLELATRVRHDVRWARIPLIAVTAYNSPADLRATLEAGFDAHVEKPVDFDLLTATVQRVLRGGRRRGRRSRPDTGHPSGEGT; from the coding sequence GTGAACGCCGAGCGCTCGCGCAGATCTGAGCCTCGGCTCGACGGTCTGCGGATCCTCGTCGTCGAGGATCATGTCGACAGCCGCGACGCCCTTCGACAGATGCTCGCCGCCCAGGGCGCCGAGGTGCTCGTCGCGAGCGATGGTCAGGAGGCGCTGGCCGGGCTGGAGGCGACGATCCCCGATCTCATCTTGAGTGATCTCCGCATGCCACGCATCGACGGACTCGAGCTGGCGACCCGCGTCCGACACGACGTGCGGTGGGCCCGGATTCCGCTCATCGCGGTGACGGCGTACAACAGCCCTGCCGACCTCCGGGCCACGCTGGAGGCGGGGTTCGACGCCCATGTCGAGAAGCCTGTCGACTTCGATCTGCTGACGGCGACCGTGCAGCGCGTATTGCGTGGAGGGCGGCGACGAGGCCGCCGCTCACGACCCGATACCGGGCACCCCTCGGGCGAAGGGACCTAG
- a CDS encoding RidA family protein: MAREISIVHHADRRPDVVMPYAPGIVVRRGHLVFLSGVTAAAVYHSHPHREEEFDLPPTMAEQAVLAMENLRKTLEAAGCTMADLVAATRYLTDVREQDDLNRVWARYLGSHLPTTTTVEVSRLATHPRCKLEISAIAVTDA, translated from the coding sequence ATGGCCAGGGAAATCTCGATCGTGCACCACGCGGACCGGCGCCCCGACGTGGTGATGCCCTACGCGCCGGGCATCGTCGTGCGCCGCGGCCATCTCGTGTTTCTCTCGGGCGTGACGGCCGCCGCCGTCTACCACAGCCACCCCCACCGGGAGGAGGAGTTCGACCTCCCGCCCACGATGGCCGAGCAGGCGGTCCTGGCCATGGAGAACCTCCGGAAGACGCTGGAGGCGGCCGGCTGCACCATGGCCGATCTGGTGGCGGCCACGCGCTACCTGACCGACGTCCGCGAGCAAGACGACCTCAACCGGGTCTGGGCCCGCTACCTCGGCAGCCACCTTCCCACCACGACCACGGTCGAGGTGTCGCGACTCGCCACTCACCCGCGTTGCAAGCTGGAGATCTCCGCCATCGCGGTGACCGACGCCTGA